The nucleotide sequence CCTGCCAGTGCGCCTACGATATCTCCAGGCCTGACCCTGTCTTTGGTACCTACATTTAAAAACAGTCTGGTCATTCCAACATTTCCGGATCTTCTTCTTCCATTTTTCCCTCTTTTTTCTTTACTTCTGCTTCCGCCTTTGTCGCTGCTAAATTGGGTGATTTCTTCAGTTTCGCTTTCTGGAGGAAAATGTTTGAGGAGAAATGCGGCCGCAAGATCTTCTAGAGAAAACCCTTCGGCGGTGAATTTTTCTATTAGTTTATAGTATGAGTCAAGTTCACCGGAAGATTTTTGTTTACCTACCAAAGTGATTACTTTCTTATGGCGTACTGCTTCCAGTTCTTCACGGCCAGGAATAGTGCCTTTCTGTAGTTTTACTTTAGTATGTCTTTCAATACTTCTTAAGCGGTCTGCTTCTTTACGTCCTGTAATGAAGCTAAATGCTTTACCAGTTTTGCCCGCACGGCCAGTACGTCCGATTCTGTGAACATAATACTCGACATCTTGCGGTAGGTCAAAGTTAAACACAGCATCTACACCTTCTACGTCTATACCTCTGGCTGCTACATCTGTAGCGACCAATATGTTAATGTCGCCTTTGCGAAACATATTCATGGTAATAGTTCGTTGGCCTTGTCGCATATCTCCATGTAGACCTTCAGCACTGAACCCTTTGGACTTTAGCTCTTCGGTTACTTCGTCTACTTTGGTTTTTTGATTACAAAATACCAGCATAAGCTTGAAGTCGTAAAGCTCAATCAGCCGGGTCATGATTTCCATTTTTACTGAGCTTCTGATATCAAAGTAGATCTGCTCTATGGTAGAAACCGTTAATTGTCCCCTTGTGATTTTGATGAGCGAAGGGTTTTTCTGGTACTTATGGGTAATGGCCATAATAGCATCAGGCATGGTTGCTGAAAATAGCAACGTTTGCCGTTTGGCAGGCATGTGATCTAAAATGGTCTCAATGTCTTCCCGGAATCCCATGTTGAGCATTTCATCAGCCTCATCCAGTATGATCATTTTTAGGTTGCTTAAGTCAAGCGTCCTTCTGTTTAGGTGGTCAATGATCCTTCCTGGTGTTCCTACTACCATTTGGGCACCTCTTTGTAGAGACCTTATTTGAAAGTCAATAGACTCTCCTCCATAAACAGAAAGCACTTTTACTTTTCTGTACTTTGATAACTTTTGTGCCTCGCCCGCAACCTGTAGCGCT is from Cytophagaceae bacterium ABcell3 and encodes:
- a CDS encoding DEAD/DEAH box helicase, which codes for MTFHELGISQEVLKAIDDAGYTTATPIQAKSIPAILQGGDILGQAQTGTGKTAAFTIPAIENIDPDIKGLQVMVMCPTRELALQVAGEAQKLSKYRKVKVLSVYGGESIDFQIRSLQRGAQMVVGTPGRIIDHLNRRTLDLSNLKMIILDEADEMLNMGFREDIETILDHMPAKRQTLLFSATMPDAIMAITHKYQKNPSLIKITRGQLTVSTIEQIYFDIRSSVKMEIMTRLIELYDFKLMLVFCNQKTKVDEVTEELKSKGFSAEGLHGDMRQGQRTITMNMFRKGDINILVATDVAARGIDVEGVDAVFNFDLPQDVEYYVHRIGRTGRAGKTGKAFSFITGRKEADRLRSIERHTKVKLQKGTIPGREELEAVRHKKVITLVGKQKSSGELDSYYKLIEKFTAEGFSLEDLAAAFLLKHFPPESETEEITQFSSDKGGSRSKEKRGKNGRRRSGNVGMTRLFLNVGTKDRVRPGDIVGALAGETKIAGRDIGVIEIFDKFSFVEVPKKDADGVLRGMGGAKIKGKTVNIEVAK